Within the Desulfobulbaceae bacterium genome, the region GATGACGATATTTGGCCGAGACGACTACCCACACAGCCAGAAAGGGGCCAAGAATCAGGAGCAACAGAATCTGAAGTATGTTATAGATAATAATCATAAGTTGATGGTCTCGCAAAAAATCACGGGATGGCTAAGCAGGTACGCGAGTCTCCGAGACTCCGAAAGGGCCGATATACAAGGCGCAGTGTGCTTTTGCGAATGAGGCCACACATATGGTGTGCCGAATGAGCAAAAGTGCGCTGCAACGCAGTAGATCGGACTTCTTGCGACGCCATCATAAGTTGAAATGTAAACTGATCAGGTTATCAGTTGGCGGTTAGTGCGTCCTACCATTTGCTGATCATTGACTGACTATAATTATGTTACCCGTAAACCTTAGCAACTCTCATTAGAATAACAACGACACCGACGCACAACGGAGCTTAATCTCAGCCTTCCCCCTCTACGACCAACTCTTAAGCGACTACCCCCCTACCCTTCACTCCCCACATGAACCTCATTCTTATTCAAACCGACGAGCTTGATGATCGACAGGTACACCTGAAAGACCGCCGTGCCGAACATCTCCGGAAAATTTTAAAAGTAAAGGTGGGAGATACCGTGCGAGTCGGTATCGTTAACGGACTCATGGGAACCGGAACTGTAGCAGATATCTCCCGCCACACTGTTATCCTGACGATTGAGGCGAGCACCCCTCCTCCGGTCAGACTGGAGCTTGATCTGATTCTCGCCCTGCCCCGCCCTATCATGCTGAAGCGGGTACTGGCCCAGATAGCAGCCCTTGGGGTCAACCATCTCTTTCTTATCAACGCCAACCGGGTAGAAAAGAGTTTTTTCGAGGCAAGCCCGACCAAATACGGCGATTTTGCCCCTTTCCTGCACAATGGACTGGAGCAGGCAATTGACACCATCGCACCTACAGTCTCGATCCACCACCGCTTCAAACCATTTATCGAGGATATTCTACCAACGGTTACCGCCAGCCGGAAAATAATCGCCCACCCAGACGGTATTACAAGCATAGCCGATAATTTCTGTTCAACACCACCCGGAAAAACCCTTCTCGCTATTGGTCCGGAAGGGGGATGGATAGATCACGAACTGTCCCTATTTCATGATGCCAGATTTTTGCCATTCAGCCTTGGCCCCCGAATACTTCGGGTTGACACAGCCGTTCCGGCCATTATCGCCCAGATCGCCCTGCTCCAACAAAGAGCAACTCAAGGTGTTGCAGAATAAGGGCCTTGCTGCGCAACCATCCCTTACTTTTTTTCATCTTTTTGCCTACTCACTCTGGCCCTAACCTTATCCACCAGCACGGTCAACTCGTGAAGCCGCATCCCGTAAAGAGTTCCGCCGTAGACCATAACCGCCGAAACAAGAAGAAAGACCAGTGCGGCAATATCAGGCACCGATCTTCCTCCCAGCACCTCTCGGGCCAGGTGCAACCACAACCACATGACCGCTGACGCAGCGCAAACCTTAAACACACCCCGCCCTAAATATAACAACGAGTACCCGGACAAACGACGGTACAGAATCAGACTCAGAAACAAAAAATTGCCAATCATGGCGCAGGAGGTCCCCAAAGCAACAGCCTTATGCTGCATGGCATCGATACTGAGAGTGATGATCAGGATATTGGCGGCCACCGCCAGAAAACTCCCGATGACAGGATATTTGGTGTCATTTAAGGCATAGAATACCGGAACCGTAATCTTCACCGCCGAGTACGCAAAAAGGCCGACCACATAAAATGACAGCGCCTCGGCAGTGCGGATGGTATCCACAGGGCCAAAATTACCATGCTGAAATATTACCTTAATCAGGGGTTCAGCCAGAACCCACAGCCCAACAGTTGCCGGAATCGACAGACAAAATCCCATGGTCAGGGCCGAGACATAGGTCTCGCGAACTGCATGGAGATCCCTGAGTGCCGCACTCCGAGCAATCACCGGCATCGCGGCAATTGACACAGCCACCCCGAACATCCCGATAGGAAACTGCACCAGACGGAAGGCGTAGTTCAACCAGGAGACACTGCCCTCAGCACAGGAAGAGGCAAAATTAGTATTAACGAAGATATTGATCTGAGTCGCACCCAGACCAATAATGGCAGGAATCATCAGCAGAAAAACCCGGCGCAGGCCAGGATCAGACCAATCCAGTACCGGACGCAGGGTAAAACCCGTAGAACGCAAAGCCGGGATCTGGCAGACAAGCTGCAGAAAGCCGCCCAACAAGGTGCCGATAGCCATTCCAACAATAGCAGGGTGACCGAATCTCGGCAAAAGCAAGGACAACCCAACCCCACCGACAATAGAACCGACATTAAAAAAACTTGATGCCAGTGAAGGGATAAAGAAACGTCCCTTACTATTCAAAATCCCCATCACTACCGCAGCCATGGAGACAAAAATCAAAAAGGGAAACATAATCACAGTCAAAAGCCGAGTTAACTCTGCCTTGCCAACGACCAGAACAAAATCAGGGGCAATCAGTCCGACCAGCGGTCCGGAGAACGCCATTCCCAGGAGGGTAACAAGACTGAGGATCACAGCAATACCTGAAAAGACATTGTTGGCCAAGCGCCAGGTCTCTTCCGCCCCCTTAGTGCTATCATAATCAGTAAACACAGCGACAAAGGCTGAAGATAACGCACCTTCCGCAAAGAGATCCCGCAGCAGGTTGGGAATACGGAAAGCGACAACAAAGGCGTCATATTCCTTTCCCGCACCAAACAAGGCGGCCATGACCTGTTCGCGCACCAGACCAAGAACCCGGCTGCACATCACCGCCACGCTGACCAGACCAGCCGACCGGGCTATCGTCCCAGTATTGGAAGACGCCTTTTGCATTAGCGTATCCGACAAATCAGGGGGAGAGTTTCAAGACATACCATTGAGACTTCCAAATCCTTAAAGAGGGCAAGCAGCATTAATGTATACCGAACCAAAAATCGTCATTCCTGGACCACCCTGCAAGCATGCTGGTTCTGTGGGAGACATGTCTGATGCCAGTCCGTGGATAATTTCAAAAAAAGTCCAGTCCGGGAATTTTAATTTTCTTGATCAAATTCCCGTTTCGCTCAAAAAAAACATTCAAAAACTATCACATAAAACATTAGCAACATATTGTCTTTACGTTAAAAATTAATGATTAACAAAAGAAACAAATAGCCTCAGCAATTAGGGAGGCAGAGAATATCCTGTTGACAATGTCACCTTCTTTATATTAGCCATAGATTTCAAAGACATTGCAACCGCAGGAGCCAGATATCGTAACAATTCCATTCAAACACCCTACTTACCCAGCGGAGATACCATGAAAGAGAGTCAAACAATAAGGAATATTGGTTTGTTCGGGCACAGCAAATGCGGAAAAACTTCGCTGGCAGAAGCCTTACTGTTCACCTCCGGCAAAATTAACCGTCTTGGCAAGGTAGACGAAGGGACCTCGTGTATGGACTTCGAACAGGAAGAGATCCAGCACAACCTCACCATCAGCGCCGCCTTCAATCACTTCGAGTGGGCAAAGCACACTGTTTTCCTGACTGACACTCCAGGCGACGATAATTTTCTAAACGACACCTATTCCACAGCCCAGGTGGTGGATTCTGCCATCTTCATAATCGGCGCAGTGCTGGGAGTCAAACACCAAACAGAAAAATTTGTCAATTTAATACAAGAAAATCAACTCCCAGGGTTGATCTTCATCAATAAAATGGACAGGGAACGGGCCGACTTCAAAAAAACCATTGGCGAGATCAATGACTCCCTGCCGATGAAAACTGCCGTACTCCACCTTCCCATTGGAGCAGAAGCCAACTTCAAGGGCGTAGTCGACATCCTGACCCAAGAGGCCTATCTCTTTGATGGCACAACCGGCAAAGTAAAAAAGGGTCTGATCCCAAAAGATATGCAGGCCGATGTAGCCTCCTACCGGGAACAACTCATGGAGATGGTCGCCGAAACCGATGACGCACTCATTGAAAAATTCCTCGAAGAAGGAGTATTGCTCGACGATGACCTCCAGCAAGGACTCATCCAAGCGGTCAAATCAGCCAAGCTCTATCCAATCGTCGTAGGCTCCGCGCTAAACAACTATGGCACAGAGCCCCTGCTCAACGCCATCATTGACATCCTACCCTCGCCGCTGGATCGCCCAGCCGCTATTGGCATCAACCCCAAGACCAACAAATCCAGCGAAAGACAACCATCACCCTCTGAGTCGTTTTCGGCCATTGTCTTCAAGACCATGGCCGATCCGTACGCGGGCAGACTCTCAATAATGAGGGTAATTTCAGGGACCCTGTCAAACGACTCATTTTACAACGCCAGCAAAGAAACTCCTGAGAAATTCGGCCAGCTTCTCCTCCTTGAGGGAAAGGGCAACCAGCCCACCGCCAGCGCTTCACCTGGGATGATTGTGGCCGTAGCCAAGCTCAAAGAGACCACCACCGGCCACACCCTCTGCGACGAAGCCAACCCGATCGTCTATCCCGTAAAATCACCACTCAGCCCAGTGGTTTCCTATGCGGTTACAACCAGCAAAAAAGATAGTGAGGATAAACTCTTTTCTTCTATCACCAAAATGCTGGAAGAAGATCCAACCTTGAGACTGACCCGCGAACCCCAAACCAACGAGATCCTCCTATCCGGTGTTGGCCAGATCCATCTCAAGATTCTTGGTGAGAAAATCAAACGCAAGTACGGGGTGGAGATGGAGTTACAGCCGCCTAAGGTACCGTACCGCGAGACCATCAAAGGCAAAGCCCGAGTCCAGTACAAACACAAGAAACAGTCGGGAGGCAGGGGCCAATACGCCGACAACTGGCTGGAGATCGAACCCATGCCCAGAGGTGAAGGCTATCTCTTTGAAGATCGAATTGTTGGCGGAGTCATCCCCAAACAGTATATCCCGGCTGTTGACAAAGGTGTGCAGGAGGCGATGGCAAACGGTGTTTTGGCTGGTTACCCGGTGGTCGACCTCAAGGTCGGCCTGGTCGACGGATCATTCCACAACGTCGATTCTTCTGAGATGGCGTTCAAGATATCCGGCTCGATGGCCTTCAAGAAAGGGGTGATGGAGGCAACTCCGATACTCCTGGAACCGATCTCAAATTTAACGATCCAAGTGCCCAAGGAGTGCGTCGGTGATGTCATTGGCGACCTTAACAGCCGCCGCGGCAAGGTCATGGGCATGGATTCAGAAAGCAAACTGGAAGTCATTAAAGCCCAGGCCCCAATGGCCGAAATCCTGGAATACGCCCCGACCCTAACCGCCATAACCGGAGGACGCGGGCTTTTCTTCACTGATTTCTCTCACTACCAGGAAGTTCCAGCCCACCTCACACATACGATTATCGCCGCCACCAAGGAAGCGGCATAAAAGGGCGAGGAGTCACAGGTGCCTGAACTGACCCCACTCCCCACCCATAGCTACCAATGCGGGATTCTTACCCTGAGCGACAAAGGTGCTGCAGGATTGAGAAAAGACGAAAGTGGACAGTCATTACAGAACATCTTGACCAAGGAAGGGTTCCTTGTAACAGCATATCAGATTATCGCCGATGAGGAGTCACTGATCAAAGAGGTCTTGATTGACTGGAGTGATAGACTAAAACTTGACCTAGTTGTCACCACCGGCGGCACCGGGGTAAGTCCACGTGACCGTACACCAGAGGCGACCATGGCGGTCCTGGATATCGAAATCCCTGGTATCAGTGAAGCCATGCGCATGGAGAGCTTCAAGATAACACCACGGGCCATGTTATCACGGGGGAGAAGCGGGGTGCGCGGACAGACGCTAATTACCAATCTCCCCGGAAGCACAAAGGCGGCAGAAGAAAATATCGCCATCATCTTACCATGCCTTGTTCACGCGATTTACAAAATCAAAGGGGGGGGGGACGATTGCGGAGGGGAATGAGACCATGCCACGGATTAAGCGTGAG harbors:
- a CDS encoding 16S rRNA (uracil(1498)-N(3))-methyltransferase, with amino-acid sequence MNLILIQTDELDDRQVHLKDRRAEHLRKILKVKVGDTVRVGIVNGLMGTGTVADISRHTVILTIEASTPPPVRLELDLILALPRPIMLKRVLAQIAALGVNHLFLINANRVEKSFFEASPTKYGDFAPFLHNGLEQAIDTIAPTVSIHHRFKPFIEDILPTVTASRKIIAHPDGITSIADNFCSTPPGKTLLAIGPEGGWIDHELSLFHDARFLPFSLGPRILRVDTAVPAIIAQIALLQQRATQGVAE
- the murJ gene encoding murein biosynthesis integral membrane protein MurJ, whose product is MQKASSNTGTIARSAGLVSVAVMCSRVLGLVREQVMAALFGAGKEYDAFVVAFRIPNLLRDLFAEGALSSAFVAVFTDYDSTKGAEETWRLANNVFSGIAVILSLVTLLGMAFSGPLVGLIAPDFVLVVGKAELTRLLTVIMFPFLIFVSMAAVVMGILNSKGRFFIPSLASSFFNVGSIVGGVGLSLLLPRFGHPAIVGMAIGTLLGGFLQLVCQIPALRSTGFTLRPVLDWSDPGLRRVFLLMIPAIIGLGATQINIFVNTNFASSCAEGSVSWLNYAFRLVQFPIGMFGVAVSIAAMPVIARSAALRDLHAVRETYVSALTMGFCLSIPATVGLWVLAEPLIKVIFQHGNFGPVDTIRTAEALSFYVVGLFAYSAVKITVPVFYALNDTKYPVIGSFLAVAANILIITLSIDAMQHKAVALGTSCAMIGNFLFLSLILYRRLSGYSLLYLGRGVFKVCAASAVMWLWLHLAREVLGGRSVPDIAALVFLLVSAVMVYGGTLYGMRLHELTVLVDKVRARVSRQKDEKK
- the fusA gene encoding elongation factor G, with product MKESQTIRNIGLFGHSKCGKTSLAEALLFTSGKINRLGKVDEGTSCMDFEQEEIQHNLTISAAFNHFEWAKHTVFLTDTPGDDNFLNDTYSTAQVVDSAIFIIGAVLGVKHQTEKFVNLIQENQLPGLIFINKMDRERADFKKTIGEINDSLPMKTAVLHLPIGAEANFKGVVDILTQEAYLFDGTTGKVKKGLIPKDMQADVASYREQLMEMVAETDDALIEKFLEEGVLLDDDLQQGLIQAVKSAKLYPIVVGSALNNYGTEPLLNAIIDILPSPLDRPAAIGINPKTNKSSERQPSPSESFSAIVFKTMADPYAGRLSIMRVISGTLSNDSFYNASKETPEKFGQLLLLEGKGNQPTASASPGMIVAVAKLKETTTGHTLCDEANPIVYPVKSPLSPVVSYAVTTSKKDSEDKLFSSITKMLEEDPTLRLTREPQTNEILLSGVGQIHLKILGEKIKRKYGVEMELQPPKVPYRETIKGKARVQYKHKKQSGGRGQYADNWLEIEPMPRGEGYLFEDRIVGGVIPKQYIPAVDKGVQEAMANGVLAGYPVVDLKVGLVDGSFHNVDSSEMAFKISGSMAFKKGVMEATPILLEPISNLTIQVPKECVGDVIGDLNSRRGKVMGMDSESKLEVIKAQAPMAEILEYAPTLTAITGGRGLFFTDFSHYQEVPAHLTHTIIAATKEAA
- a CDS encoding MogA/MoaB family molybdenum cofactor biosynthesis protein, translated to MTPLPTHSYQCGILTLSDKGAAGLRKDESGQSLQNILTKEGFLVTAYQIIADEESLIKEVLIDWSDRLKLDLVVTTGGTGVSPRDRTPEATMAVLDIEIPGISEAMRMESFKITPRAMLSRGRSGVRGQTLITNLPGSTKAAEENIAIILPCLVHAIYKIKGGGDDCGGE